A single genomic interval of Hevea brasiliensis isolate MT/VB/25A 57/8 chromosome 4, ASM3005281v1, whole genome shotgun sequence harbors:
- the LOC131179320 gene encoding probable polygalacturonase, with protein sequence MMVETAPLGRFQYQKLEFRRWMPAFLSSHKTLFTVLWIAALASVFVWQRNVVGGRFAVFWQVPMRPMPRLRPVARLRPVAFNLTDFGGVGDGITLNTEAFERAVLAISKLGKRGGGQLNVPPGRWLTAPFNLTSHMTLFLAEDAVILGIEDEKYWPLMPPLPSYGYGREHPGPRYGSLIHGQNLKDVVITGHNGTINGQGQTWWKKYRQKLLNHTRGPLVQIMWSSDILITNITLRDSPFWTLHPYDCKNVTIRNVTILAPIFEAPNTDGIDPDSCEDMIIENCYISVGDDGIAIKSGWDQYGIAYGRPSMNILIRNLVVQSMVSAGVSIGSEMSGGVSNVTVENLLVWSSRRAVRIKTAPGRGGYVRHITYRNLTFDNVRVGIVIKTDYNEHPDEGYDHKAFPKLDDISFTGVHGLGVRVPVRIHGSEEIPVRNVTFRDTSLGITYKKKHIFQCAFVEGRVIGTIFPAPCENLDQYDEQERLIKHSVSHKLTDIDYDF encoded by the exons ATGATGGTAGAGACGGCGCCACTAGGGCGGTTCCAGTACCAGAAGCTGGAATTCAGGCGGTGGATGCCAGCATTTTTGTCTTCGCACAAAACCCTTTTCACAGTCCTATGGATCGCAGCACTTGCCTCGGTGTTCGTGTGGCAGCGGAACGTAGTGGGAGGGAGGTTCGCTGTGTTTTGGCAGGTGCCGATGAGGCCTATGCCCAGGCTGAGACCTGTGGCCAGGCTGAGACCTGTGGCATTTAATTTGACGGATTTTGGCGGAGTGGGAGATGGGATCACGTTGAATACCGAGGCGTTTGAGAGGGCGGTTTTGGCGATTTCCAAGCTGGGGAAGAGAGGGGGAGGCCAGCTGAACGTGCCTCCTGGGAGATGGCTTACGGCCCCCTTTAATCTCACTAGTCATATGACTCTGTTTCTTGCTGAAGATGCTGTTATacttggaattgag GATGAGAAGTATTGGCCACTAATGCCTCCATTGCCTTCATATGGATATGGGAGAGAGCATCCTGGACCTCGCTATGGGAGTTTAATCCATGGTCAAAATCTCAAAGATGTTGTTATAACTG GACACAATGGAACCATAAATGGACAGGGTCAAACATGGTGGAAAAAGTATCGTCAAAAGCTTCTCAACCACACAAGGGGGCCCCTTGTACAAATTATGTGGTCAAGTGACATTCTGATCACTAATATAACATTGAGGGATTCGCCATTTTGGACACTCCATCCATATGACTGCAAGAATGTAACTATCAGGAATGTTACAATTTTGGCCCCCATATTTGAAGCCCCAAATACTGATGGAATTGATCCTG ATTCATGTGAGGATATGATAATCGAAAACTGTTACATAAGTGTGGGGGATGATGGGATTGCTATAAAGAGTGGGTGGGATCAGTATGGAATTGCATATGGACGACCTTCAATGAATATTCTCATCCGTAACCTTGTGGTTCAATCTATGGTCAG TGCTGGAGTATCAATCGGCAGTGAGATGTCAGGTGGTGTATCAAATGTCACTGTGGAAAACCTCCTTGTGTGGAGCTCAAGGCGTGCAGTTCGGATCAAGACGGCCCCTGGAAGAGGTGGATATGTTCGACATATAACCTACCGGAATCTAACATTTGACAATGTCCGGGTCGGAATTGTTATCAAGACAGATTATAACGAACATCCTGATGAAGGTTATGATCACAAGGCATTTCCAAAACTTGACGACATAAGCTTCACTGGGGTCCATGGTCTAGGAGTTCGTGTGCCTGTGAGGATACATGGGAGTGAAGAAATTCCAGTGAGGAATGTGACTTTTAGGGATACGTCACTGGGAATAACATACAAGAAGAAGCATATATTCCAGTGTGCCTTTGTTGAAGGTCGTGTGATAGGTACCATCTTCCCTGCCCCATGTGAGAACCTTGATCAGTATGATGAGCAAGAACGGCTCATTAAGCACTCTGTCTCCCATAAGTTGACAGATATAGACTATGATTTTTGA